The proteins below are encoded in one region of Sedimentibacter sp. zth1:
- a CDS encoding helix-turn-helix domain-containing protein has translation MNNDMCELLQSAHNGDECSIVELYSRYSKLIKKFSNIANYE, from the coding sequence ATGAATAACGATATGTGTGAATTACTTCAATCGGCACATAATGGCGATGAGTGTTCAATTGTAGAGCTTTATTCAAGATACTCAAAATTAATTAAAAAGTTTAGTAACATAGCAAATTATGAATAA